One region of Marivirga arenosa genomic DNA includes:
- a CDS encoding CusA/CzcA family heavy metal efflux RND transporter has protein sequence MFQKIISFSIKNKLIVFFGVIALIGGGIYSMNQLSVNAVPDITNNQVQVVTVSPSLSAQEVEQFITYPIEISMANIPMIEEIRSISKYGLSVVTIVFEEHVPLLDTRQYVQEQINIVSGEIPSKLGAPELMPITTGLGEIYQYTLEVDDEHKGQYSPMELRTIQDWIVKRQLSGIKGIVEVSSFGGFLKQYEVAINPSLMAQQGVTFQEVTSALQLNNENSGGSYIEKNQNAYYVRTEGMMVDLDDIRNTLVKDDPKSPVLIKDIGTVQFGNAKRFGAMTKDGEGEAVGGITLMLKGANSSKTLEAVNARVAEVQKSLPEGVKIRPYLDRSDLVGRAINTVKTNLLEGGIIVIFVLILLLGNFRAGLIVASIIPLSLLFAFIMMNIFDVSANLMSLGAIDFGIVVDGAVIIVESILHILFTVHIGKQLSQSEMDEVVINASQKIYKSAAFGVLIILVVFLPILSLTGIEGKTFRPMAQTVSFAIIGAMILSMTYVPMMTALFLKKKIKEQVTFADKIILKLKAAYKPVLNTSLKNPKMTVALSAILLGGSIFIFTKMGSEFIPQLGEGDLAMQMTLPPGSSLEQSIATSTKAEQILLDNFPEVESVVSKIGTAEVPTDPMSIELADIMIILKPKDEWVNGENRFDLIEKMEEKLAVIPTAVFEFTQPIQLRFNELITGAKSDIAIKIYGEDLQKLADYGAQASAIIKEVPGAADVKVEQTEGLAQWVISYNRRKAAQYGVSIEELNSIVRASYAGENAGFVFEGERKFELVVRLSESFRNSINLDQLTIKSKDGTIIPLSEVASWEYQEGPLQISRDDTRRRVVVGVNVRDRDIAGLVADIESKLDENLKMDPGYSIKYGGQFETLEKASKRLSIAVPVALALIFILLYFAFGKIKYALLIYVAVPLSAIGGVLALWLRDMPFSISAGVGFIALFGVAVLNGIVLISHLNDLKAEEKEMDLIKLIKKGSADRLRPVVMTALVASLGFLPMAVSTSSGAEVQKPLATVVIGGLITATFLTLVVLPALYYLINKVKMSGKIIPIIILCLLSISGLNHELQAQDKNDPQVLESMITNAMEKNPHVINAQLKIEQAKSFKTQAFQIPSTNINYQRGQLDGPLIDNSWTIQQSIGNVPANFRRSEMADHQIELANKEYHLAKKQVAADIRKAWNNWTYSKRQVRFLEDQSDLLQKSMKQAKEMIEEGESGKLEILSISGQLMSIENELIKGKKLLNENTKNLKQLCFCNELPDSISQYSRYEWSNSLDSLTLDPAFTLRNKQQMKTISSSIKVSKAQYFPEAYVGYVNQSLNNITGFQSFQIGLSIPIFYNNVKGNIQELKIEKEIQKSTIDWQNYERSQRLIIAKKDYQNYERLLSKSSAMIDQLENLESSSSEALRIGELNFYEFVQNLNALYNIQKTNLELKKEIANISIELQYLTETK, from the coding sequence ATGTTTCAAAAAATTATTTCTTTCTCCATAAAGAACAAATTGATCGTGTTCTTTGGAGTAATCGCTTTAATTGGTGGCGGTATATATTCAATGAATCAGCTTTCTGTAAATGCAGTCCCTGATATTACCAATAATCAAGTGCAAGTAGTCACGGTAAGTCCTTCACTATCAGCACAAGAAGTAGAACAATTCATTACCTATCCCATTGAAATTTCAATGGCCAATATTCCGATGATTGAAGAAATCCGATCGATCTCGAAATATGGATTATCGGTAGTGACCATCGTATTTGAAGAGCATGTACCTTTACTGGATACAAGACAATATGTTCAGGAACAAATCAATATTGTAAGTGGTGAAATCCCTTCAAAATTGGGAGCTCCTGAATTAATGCCCATCACAACTGGTTTGGGTGAAATCTACCAATATACATTAGAGGTGGATGATGAACATAAAGGGCAGTACTCTCCTATGGAGCTCCGGACAATCCAAGACTGGATTGTGAAAAGACAACTATCCGGAATTAAGGGAATTGTAGAAGTAAGTTCTTTTGGTGGATTTCTTAAGCAATATGAAGTTGCAATTAATCCTTCATTAATGGCGCAACAAGGGGTTACTTTTCAAGAAGTAACGTCTGCCCTTCAACTTAACAATGAGAATTCTGGAGGAAGTTATATAGAAAAAAATCAAAACGCCTATTACGTAAGAACAGAGGGCATGATGGTAGACCTGGATGATATCCGTAATACCTTGGTTAAAGATGACCCGAAATCACCAGTTCTTATAAAAGATATTGGAACTGTTCAGTTCGGAAATGCAAAACGTTTTGGTGCCATGACTAAAGATGGAGAAGGCGAAGCGGTTGGAGGCATCACCTTAATGCTGAAGGGTGCAAATTCATCAAAAACATTAGAAGCAGTAAATGCTAGAGTGGCTGAAGTCCAAAAATCGTTACCAGAAGGGGTGAAAATCAGGCCTTATCTTGACAGATCAGATTTAGTTGGAAGAGCTATTAACACTGTTAAAACCAATTTATTGGAAGGTGGTATAATCGTAATATTTGTTTTGATATTGTTGCTAGGTAATTTCAGAGCAGGTCTGATTGTAGCCTCCATTATACCGCTCTCATTACTATTTGCTTTCATTATGATGAACATCTTTGATGTTTCAGCTAACCTCATGTCATTAGGAGCTATAGATTTTGGTATAGTAGTAGATGGTGCTGTTATTATTGTTGAAAGTATTCTTCACATTCTCTTTACTGTCCATATTGGCAAGCAGTTAAGTCAATCTGAAATGGATGAAGTAGTAATTAATGCATCGCAGAAAATTTACAAATCTGCCGCTTTTGGGGTACTGATTATTTTAGTAGTCTTCCTACCTATTTTAAGTTTAACAGGAATTGAAGGTAAAACTTTCAGACCTATGGCACAAACGGTGAGCTTTGCCATTATTGGTGCGATGATTTTGTCCATGACCTATGTACCTATGATGACTGCCTTATTCTTGAAAAAGAAAATCAAAGAGCAAGTCACCTTTGCAGATAAGATCATATTAAAACTAAAAGCAGCTTATAAACCTGTACTAAACACTTCATTAAAAAACCCAAAAATGACTGTTGCTTTATCTGCAATATTATTAGGAGGTTCCATTTTCATCTTCACCAAAATGGGTTCGGAATTTATCCCGCAATTAGGAGAGGGTGATTTAGCCATGCAAATGACTTTACCACCGGGGAGTTCACTTGAGCAGAGTATTGCCACCAGTACCAAAGCTGAACAAATCCTATTAGATAATTTCCCGGAAGTAGAGTCTGTGGTCTCAAAAATTGGTACGGCTGAAGTCCCGACTGACCCGATGTCAATCGAATTAGCAGATATTATGATCATTTTGAAGCCAAAGGATGAATGGGTGAATGGTGAAAATCGTTTTGATTTGATCGAAAAGATGGAAGAGAAACTCGCAGTAATACCTACTGCTGTATTTGAATTCACGCAACCTATTCAACTTCGCTTTAATGAATTAATTACAGGAGCAAAATCAGATATTGCTATCAAAATATATGGCGAAGACTTACAGAAATTGGCAGATTATGGCGCACAAGCTTCCGCTATCATAAAAGAAGTACCGGGTGCAGCTGATGTGAAAGTAGAGCAAACTGAAGGTTTAGCACAATGGGTTATCTCATACAATAGAAGGAAAGCCGCTCAATATGGCGTTTCTATTGAAGAATTAAACAGTATTGTAAGAGCCTCATATGCTGGTGAAAATGCAGGATTTGTTTTTGAAGGAGAAAGAAAGTTTGAATTAGTAGTGAGATTGAGTGAATCTTTCAGAAATTCCATAAACCTAGATCAGCTTACTATTAAAAGCAAAGATGGCACAATTATTCCTTTATCAGAGGTGGCTTCATGGGAATATCAAGAAGGTCCACTACAGATCTCCAGAGATGATACTCGCAGAAGAGTAGTAGTAGGTGTGAATGTTAGAGACCGTGATATTGCGGGACTTGTAGCAGATATTGAGAGTAAATTAGATGAAAATCTCAAAATGGATCCGGGCTATTCTATTAAGTATGGAGGTCAGTTTGAAACTCTAGAAAAGGCAAGTAAACGTTTATCTATAGCCGTTCCGGTAGCTTTAGCTCTGATTTTCATACTCTTATACTTTGCTTTTGGTAAAATTAAATATGCGCTTTTAATCTATGTTGCCGTACCCCTATCAGCCATTGGCGGAGTCTTAGCTTTATGGTTACGCGACATGCCATTTAGTATTTCTGCCGGAGTAGGTTTCATCGCTCTTTTCGGTGTAGCCGTATTAAACGGAATTGTATTAATCAGTCATTTGAATGACTTAAAAGCAGAAGAAAAAGAAATGGACTTGATCAAACTCATTAAAAAAGGAAGTGCTGATCGTTTAAGACCTGTTGTCATGACTGCACTAGTAGCTTCTTTAGGTTTCTTACCTATGGCTGTTTCAACTTCAAGCGGAGCAGAGGTTCAAAAACCATTGGCTACAGTAGTAATTGGAGGATTAATTACAGCTACTTTTTTAACGCTAGTCGTGCTGCCTGCTTTATATTATTTAATCAATAAAGTAAAAATGAGTGGTAAGATTATACCTATCATAATCCTATGCTTGCTGAGTATTTCAGGACTGAATCATGAGTTACAAGCACAGGATAAAAATGATCCTCAAGTTTTAGAAAGTATGATCACTAATGCTATGGAAAAAAATCCTCATGTGATCAATGCACAACTAAAAATAGAACAGGCTAAAAGTTTTAAAACCCAAGCTTTTCAAATTCCTTCCACCAATATAAATTATCAAAGAGGTCAGTTAGACGGTCCTTTAATTGATAATAGTTGGACGATTCAACAATCTATTGGAAATGTACCTGCTAATTTTAGAAGATCCGAAATGGCGGATCATCAAATCGAACTAGCAAACAAAGAATATCATCTAGCTAAAAAACAAGTAGCTGCTGATATCAGAAAAGCTTGGAATAACTGGACATATAGTAAAAGACAAGTACGGTTTTTAGAGGATCAATCGGATCTTTTACAGAAAAGCATGAAACAAGCTAAAGAAATGATTGAAGAAGGTGAGAGTGGAAAGCTGGAAATCCTCAGTATATCGGGTCAATTAATGAGTATTGAAAATGAATTAATAAAAGGAAAAAAGCTTTTAAACGAAAATACTAAAAATTTGAAACAGCTTTGTTTTTGTAATGAGCTACCTGATTCCATCAGTCAATATAGCAGATATGAATGGAGTAATTCTCTTGATTCATTGACTCTTGATCCTGCCTTTACTCTCAGAAATAAACAGCAGATGAAAACGATTAGTAGTTCAATCAAAGTAAGTAAAGCACAGTATTTTCCTGAAGCCTATGTAGGATACGTGAATCAAAGTTTGAATAATATAACTGGATTTCAAAGCTTCCAGATTGGATTAAGTATACCAATCTTCTACAATAATGTGAAAGGAAACATTCAAGAATTAAAAATTGAAAAAGAAATACAAAAATCGACAATCGATTGGCAGAATTATGAGAGAAGTCAACGATTGATTATTGCAAAAAAAGATTATCAGAATTATGAACGACTCTTGTCTAAAAGTTCTGCTATGATTGATCAATTAGAAAATCTTGAATCATCCTCATCTGAGGCTTTAAGAATTGGAGAGTTAAACTTTTACGAATTCGTACAAAATTTAAATGCTCTTTACAACATTCAAAAAACCAATTTAGAACTCAAAAAAGAGATCGCCAACATTTCAATTGAATTACAATATTTAACAGAAACAAAATGA
- a CDS encoding methylmalonyl-CoA mutase family protein, giving the protein MSAYKTEAPYKPKNNVRIVTAASLFDGHDAAINVMRRIIQSTGCEVIHLGHDRSVEEVVNTAIQEDAQAIAMTSYQGGHTEYFKYMYDLLKEKGASHIKIFGGGGGVILPEEIKELHDYGIARIYSPDDGREMGLQGMINDLVKQSDYPTGENLNGEVGRIDKKDVKAIARLISAAENFPDASNAELEKIREKAKDLSVPVLGITGTGGAGKSSLVDELVRRFLIDFKDKNIGIISVDPSKRKTGGALLGDRIRMNAINHERVYMRSLATRQSNLSISKYVKDAVSILKAAQFDLIILETSGIGQSDTQILDHSDASLYVMTPEYGAATQLEKIDMLDFADIIALNKFDKRGALDALRDVKKQYQRNHGLWDAKVDDMPVYGTIASQFNDPGTNSLYKTLMDKVVEKSGADLKSTFEITDEMSEKVFIIPPNRTRYLSEISENNRGYDQWVEEQAAVADKLYGYRKSIDTLKESDLEDKDRLIKGLEEAYAKEELNFDPKNKLLIEEWGDKVQKYKDPIYSFKVRDKEIKIQTHTESLSHSQIPKVSLPKYKSWGDLLRWNLQENVPGEFPYTAGIYPFKREGEDPTRMFAGEGGPERTNKRFHYVSMDMPAKRLSTAFDSVTLYGNDPDYRPDIYGKIGNSGVSICCLDDAKKLYSGFDLADAMTSVSMTINGPAPMLLGFFMNAAIDQQCEKYIKENGMEDEVNKKIDKIFKEKGAERPQYRGDLPEGHNGLGLMLLGVTGDQVLPKDTYAKIKAETMAVVRGTVQADILKEDQAQNTCIFSTEFALRLMGDVQEYFIENQVRNFYSVSISGYHIAEAGANPITQLAFTLANGFTYVEYYLSRGMDINKFGPNLSFFFSNGIDPEYAVIGRVARRIWSKALKQKYGANARAQMLKYHIQTSGRSLHAQEIDFNDIRTTLQALYAIYDNCNSLHTNAYDEAITTPTENSVRRAMAIQLIINKELGLAKNENPIQGSFIIEELTDLVEEAVLTEFDRITERGGVLGAMETMYQRGKIQEESLYYETLKHTGEYPIIGVNTFLNSKGSPTVTPGEVIRATKEEKEYQIETLRLLNDRFENEAQESLNKLQDAAIKNKNLFSELMEATKFCSLGQITNAMFEVGGQYRRNM; this is encoded by the coding sequence ATGTCTGCATATAAAACTGAAGCTCCTTATAAACCTAAAAATAATGTCCGTATTGTAACGGCTGCCTCACTTTTTGATGGTCACGATGCTGCCATCAACGTAATGCGTAGAATCATACAATCTACTGGCTGTGAAGTAATTCATTTAGGTCATGACCGATCGGTAGAAGAAGTTGTGAACACGGCTATACAGGAAGATGCTCAAGCTATCGCAATGACATCATACCAAGGTGGACATACTGAGTATTTCAAATACATGTATGACTTATTAAAGGAAAAGGGAGCAAGCCATATAAAAATCTTTGGAGGTGGAGGAGGAGTTATCCTTCCTGAAGAGATTAAAGAGCTTCATGATTATGGAATTGCCAGAATTTATTCTCCTGATGACGGTCGTGAGATGGGATTGCAAGGGATGATCAATGATTTAGTAAAACAAAGTGATTACCCAACAGGGGAGAATTTAAATGGTGAAGTAGGAAGAATCGATAAAAAGGATGTGAAGGCAATTGCCAGATTAATATCTGCTGCTGAAAACTTTCCGGATGCTTCCAATGCTGAACTAGAAAAAATACGAGAAAAAGCGAAGGACCTTTCTGTACCAGTTTTAGGAATAACGGGTACTGGTGGAGCCGGTAAATCCTCATTGGTAGATGAATTGGTAAGAAGGTTTTTAATTGATTTTAAAGATAAAAATATAGGGATCATCTCAGTTGATCCTTCAAAGCGTAAGACAGGTGGTGCTTTATTAGGAGATAGAATTAGAATGAATGCGATTAATCACGAAAGAGTGTACATGCGTTCATTAGCGACTCGTCAGAGTAATCTTTCTATTTCCAAATACGTGAAAGATGCGGTGTCTATATTAAAAGCCGCTCAATTTGATTTAATTATTTTGGAGACTTCTGGGATTGGTCAGTCTGATACTCAAATATTAGATCATTCTGATGCCTCTTTGTATGTGATGACTCCTGAATATGGAGCAGCAACTCAATTGGAAAAAATTGATATGCTGGATTTCGCGGATATCATCGCTTTAAACAAATTCGATAAGCGTGGGGCTTTAGATGCATTGAGGGATGTAAAGAAACAATACCAAAGAAACCATGGGCTATGGGATGCAAAAGTAGATGATATGCCAGTTTATGGTACAATTGCTTCTCAGTTTAACGATCCCGGGACTAATTCCTTATACAAAACATTGATGGATAAAGTAGTAGAAAAATCAGGTGCTGATTTAAAATCTACTTTTGAAATTACAGATGAGATGTCTGAAAAGGTATTCATCATTCCACCAAATAGAACTCGTTATTTGTCTGAGATTTCTGAAAATAACAGAGGTTACGATCAATGGGTGGAAGAGCAGGCTGCTGTAGCCGATAAATTATACGGTTATAGAAAGTCAATTGATACGTTAAAAGAATCAGATCTTGAAGATAAAGATCGCTTGATCAAAGGTTTGGAGGAAGCTTACGCGAAGGAAGAATTAAATTTCGATCCTAAGAATAAATTATTAATTGAAGAATGGGGCGATAAGGTTCAAAAGTATAAAGACCCAATTTATTCATTTAAGGTAAGGGATAAAGAGATTAAGATTCAAACTCATACCGAATCATTATCTCATTCGCAGATTCCAAAAGTATCACTACCAAAATATAAGAGTTGGGGTGATCTTTTACGCTGGAATTTACAAGAAAATGTACCCGGTGAATTTCCATACACGGCAGGAATTTATCCTTTTAAAAGAGAAGGAGAGGACCCAACGCGTATGTTTGCAGGTGAAGGTGGGCCTGAAAGAACGAATAAGCGTTTCCATTATGTAAGTATGGACATGCCGGCTAAACGTCTTTCGACTGCCTTCGATTCAGTAACGCTATACGGTAATGATCCGGATTACAGACCTGATATTTACGGTAAAATTGGTAATTCAGGGGTAAGCATCTGCTGTTTGGATGATGCTAAAAAGCTTTATTCAGGCTTTGATCTAGCTGATGCCATGACTTCGGTTTCCATGACTATTAATGGTCCTGCACCTATGTTGTTAGGCTTTTTCATGAATGCTGCCATTGATCAGCAATGTGAAAAGTATATTAAGGAAAATGGAATGGAAGATGAAGTCAATAAAAAAATTGACAAAATCTTCAAAGAAAAAGGAGCAGAAAGACCTCAATATAGAGGAGACTTGCCTGAAGGGCATAATGGCTTAGGTTTAATGTTGTTAGGTGTTACAGGTGATCAGGTCTTGCCAAAAGACACCTATGCAAAAATTAAAGCAGAAACCATGGCGGTTGTTCGAGGTACTGTTCAAGCAGATATCTTGAAAGAAGATCAGGCGCAAAATACCTGTATTTTTTCTACAGAATTTGCTTTACGTCTAATGGGTGATGTGCAAGAGTATTTCATTGAAAATCAGGTACGTAATTTCTACTCTGTTTCTATTTCAGGTTATCATATTGCAGAAGCAGGAGCGAATCCAATTACTCAATTAGCCTTTACCTTGGCGAATGGATTCACCTATGTAGAATATTATTTAAGTAGGGGGATGGATATCAATAAATTTGGTCCAAACCTATCATTCTTCTTTTCTAATGGTATTGATCCTGAATATGCTGTTATCGGTCGGGTTGCGAGAAGAATTTGGTCTAAAGCTTTAAAACAAAAGTACGGAGCAAATGCTAGAGCGCAGATGTTAAAATATCACATCCAAACTTCTGGTAGATCCTTACACGCTCAGGAAATTGATTTTAATGATATAAGAACGACTCTTCAGGCTTTATATGCCATATATGACAACTGTAATTCATTGCATACCAATGCTTATGATGAAGCGATTACAACGCCTACAGAGAACTCAGTTCGTAGAGCTATGGCAATTCAGCTGATTATTAATAAAGAATTAGGATTGGCTAAGAATGAGAATCCGATTCAGGGGTCATTCATCATTGAAGAATTAACTGATTTGGTTGAAGAAGCGGTATTAACTGAATTTGATAGAATTACCGAAAGAGGAGGGGTGCTTGGTGCAATGGAAACTATGTATCAGCGTGGAAAGATTCAGGAAGAGAGCTTGTATTACGAAACTTTAAAGCATACGGGTGAATATCCTATCATAGGAGTCAATACCTTCTTAAATTCAAAAGGATCACCAACTGTAACTCCTGGTGAAGTAATTAGAGCCACAAAAGAAGAGAAAGAATATCAAATTGAAACACTTCGTTTATTGAATGATAGATTTGAGAATGAAGCTCAAGAAAGTCTAAATAAATTGCAGGATGCTGCTATAAAGAATAAAAACTTATTCTCTGAATTAATGGAGGCTACTAAATTTTGTTCGTTAGGTCAGATTACGAACGCAATGTTCGAGGTCGGTGGCCAATACCGTAGAAATATGTAG
- the rlmF gene encoding 23S rRNA (adenine(1618)-N(6))-methyltransferase RlmF, whose protein sequence is MPTPQKSSLHPQNPFNTRYELENLSEVLPELKPFVFVNQYGNQTLDFADPKAVKALNKALLLKHYDLKYWDIPDGYLCPPIPGRADYLFHINSFLQKKRNGVKIKGDMVNCLDIGTGASCIYPIIGHKEFGWKFVGSEFEFKALNSAQNIINNNASLKEAIELRVQQKSKDIFKGIIKKHEFYDVSICNPPFHASAEEAEKGTIRKLKNLKQYKGEKKPILNFGGKSNELWYEGGELKFITNMVVQSKYFSHSVRWFTTLVSKEFNLKKIYEAIKQAGAKDMETIEMVHGNKKSRIVAWTFLVPVKVSKG, encoded by the coding sequence ATGCCTACTCCACAAAAGTCCAGCTTACACCCCCAAAACCCTTTCAATACCAGATACGAATTAGAAAATTTATCGGAAGTACTTCCGGAATTGAAGCCTTTTGTATTTGTTAATCAGTACGGAAATCAGACTTTGGATTTTGCTGATCCCAAAGCAGTGAAGGCTTTGAATAAAGCACTATTATTAAAGCATTATGACTTAAAATATTGGGATATACCGGATGGTTACCTTTGTCCTCCTATACCGGGTAGAGCGGATTATTTATTTCATATTAATTCATTTTTACAAAAAAAGAGGAATGGTGTAAAGATTAAAGGAGATATGGTTAATTGCTTGGATATTGGTACAGGAGCAAGCTGCATTTATCCAATTATAGGACATAAGGAATTTGGATGGAAGTTCGTTGGATCAGAGTTTGAATTCAAAGCCTTGAATTCTGCACAAAACATTATCAATAATAATGCATCCTTAAAGGAGGCAATTGAATTACGAGTTCAGCAAAAATCTAAAGATATTTTCAAAGGCATTATAAAAAAACATGAATTTTATGATGTAAGCATCTGCAATCCTCCATTTCACGCTTCAGCGGAGGAAGCCGAAAAAGGGACTATTAGAAAACTGAAGAACCTTAAGCAATACAAAGGGGAAAAGAAACCTATTTTAAATTTTGGAGGTAAGTCGAATGAACTTTGGTATGAAGGAGGAGAATTGAAATTTATTACCAATATGGTGGTACAAAGTAAATACTTTTCTCATTCGGTTCGATGGTTTACTACTTTAGTTTCCAAAGAATTCAATCTTAAGAAAATATATGAAGCCATAAAGCAGGCGGGTGCTAAGGATATGGAAACGATTGAGATGGTGCATGGCAACAAGAAAAGTAGAATTGTAGCTTGGACATTTTTGGTTCCAGTCAAAGTAAGTAAAGGATAG
- a CDS encoding efflux RND transporter periplasmic adaptor subunit produces MKINYIILSMLLVMSACSEETQLNSEEAAQEEVAISLSNEQLANSSLKIAQLKKAPLDKKLTVFGELAVAPEDIANVHIVQRAFINGTSILPGDKVKKGQSLATISHPDILTLQSEYLASINTLKQLQADFERKKSLVENKAISLKSYQQTEAKYYEMKVNTDAKKSMLQKLGVNISSLVKGNLQENLHIRAPFSGFVTAVYVKRGMLAEPNMDLFEIVNLDEMHLEFLVYPKDIHLLKEEQRVSFKLPESHKSYESKLHLINKKLTGNAVLAHADIPEQVNIPLGAQLEVTVHSQTDSLLLMPKKGILRQGNHIYIFEALADNQFNKVEIQMVAENEEYIGIDPNSLNANKNYVIEGAYYLSTE; encoded by the coding sequence ATGAAAATCAATTATATAATATTATCGATGCTGTTAGTCATGTCGGCTTGTAGCGAAGAAACACAGCTTAATTCAGAAGAAGCCGCTCAAGAAGAAGTTGCTATCAGTTTAAGCAATGAACAGTTAGCCAATAGCTCATTGAAAATTGCACAGTTGAAAAAAGCTCCATTGGATAAAAAACTCACTGTCTTTGGTGAGCTTGCTGTAGCACCAGAGGATATTGCTAACGTACATATTGTGCAGCGTGCATTTATTAACGGTACTAGTATTTTACCAGGTGATAAAGTGAAAAAAGGGCAATCTTTAGCCACTATCTCTCATCCAGATATATTGACACTTCAAAGTGAATATCTAGCTTCCATAAATACTTTAAAACAGTTGCAGGCTGATTTTGAAAGAAAGAAAAGCTTGGTAGAAAATAAAGCGATCTCATTAAAAAGCTATCAGCAAACTGAAGCAAAATATTATGAGATGAAGGTGAATACTGATGCTAAGAAAAGTATGTTGCAAAAACTAGGAGTTAATATTAGCTCATTAGTAAAAGGAAACCTTCAGGAAAACTTGCACATAAGAGCTCCTTTTAGCGGTTTCGTAACAGCGGTTTATGTTAAAAGAGGAATGCTTGCTGAACCTAATATGGACTTATTTGAGATCGTTAATCTTGATGAAATGCATCTTGAATTTTTGGTTTACCCGAAAGACATACATCTCTTAAAAGAAGAGCAAAGAGTCAGTTTTAAATTACCAGAAAGCCATAAGTCTTACGAAAGCAAATTACATTTAATCAATAAAAAGTTAACAGGTAATGCCGTCTTAGCACATGCTGACATTCCAGAACAAGTAAATATCCCATTAGGCGCTCAGCTAGAAGTGACTGTACATTCTCAAACTGATAGTTTACTACTAATGCCTAAAAAAGGAATTTTAAGACAAGGAAACCATATCTATATTTTTGAAGCATTAGCTGATAATCAATTTAATAAAGTTGAAATTCAAATGGTGGCGGAAAATGAAGAGTATATTGGAATAGATCCTAACAGCTTAAATGCAAATAAAAATTACGTAATTGAAGGAGCTTACTATTTAAGCACGGAATAA
- a CDS encoding DUF4174 domain-containing protein, translating into MRYLIITSLLFIYSNLSMAQIKQIEDFKWENRVLVIYSNEYSTSLLDSQSEEIKSDLEEFKVRDLIVLILEDEIVKSLNLKKEQYLNYEQILERLNVNSEDGYQNILIGKDGGIKMRKDQPIKNEKLFATIDAMPMRKREMKDKN; encoded by the coding sequence ATGAGATATTTAATTATTACGAGTCTATTATTTATTTACAGCAATCTTTCAATGGCACAAATAAAACAAATTGAAGACTTTAAATGGGAAAATAGAGTATTGGTGATTTATTCAAATGAATATTCCACTTCTCTATTAGATTCACAATCAGAAGAAATAAAAAGTGATTTAGAAGAATTTAAGGTAAGAGATTTAATAGTTTTAATATTAGAAGACGAAATAGTTAAGTCCCTAAACCTTAAAAAGGAGCAATACTTGAATTATGAACAGATTTTGGAAAGATTGAATGTTAATTCAGAAGATGGTTATCAAAATATATTAATAGGTAAAGATGGGGGAATTAAAATGAGAAAAGACCAGCCTATCAAAAATGAAAAGCTATTTGCTACTATTGACGCTATGCCGATGAGAAAAAGAGAAATGAAAGATAAAAATTAA